A region from the Lolium perenne isolate Kyuss_39 chromosome 4, Kyuss_2.0, whole genome shotgun sequence genome encodes:
- the LOC127349354 gene encoding OVARIAN TUMOR DOMAIN-containing deubiquitinating enzyme 12 encodes MVLRDQDLDTNIVRWGLHHLLDGGGAGYGHCARLPQTPTTDYAPTPPPPQTLHALLGGPGHCAHHPQPPTTDYAPQTHHALLDSGVEVTIHAVESDEVIAHALQEELAQVAMAEAEGGSADDEQRATVLAQQWFRPEIVHHLPSAPPYVEEEQPVASRDHFSSCSSPEDNDAQDCPIELVDDFSAIDGEVGKRLNDMLPVPHVPKTNGEIPSVDEAFSDHRRLLDRLVLYGLVELKVNGDGNCQFRALSDQFYRTPEHHRFVRQQVMKQLESHPEIYAGYVPMDYREYLKKMPKNGEWGDHVTLQAAADSYGVKIFILTSFRDTCYIEILPVVQKSKRVICLSFWAEVHYNSIYPEGELPVVENRKKSLSSDRPSFCSTM; translated from the exons ATGGTTCTGCGGGACCAAGATCTGGACACCAACATCGTCCGCTGGGGCCTCCACCACCTCCTCGACGGAGGAGGCGCCGGTTACGGCCACTGCGCCCGCCTTCCCCAGACACCCACCACCGACTACgcccccacgccgccgccgccgcagaccCTGCACGCCCTCCTCGGCGGTCCGGGCCACTGCGCCCACCATCCCCAGCCCCCCACCACCGACTACGCTCCACAGACCCACCACGCGCTTCTTGATTCGGGCGTCGAGGTCACAATCCACGCGGTCGAGAGCGACGAGGTCATCGCGCACGCGCTGCAGGAGGAGCTCGCCCAGGTCGCCATGGCCGAGGCCGAGGGGGGATCCGCCGACGACGAGCAGCGCGCCACCGTCCTCGCGCAGCAGTGGTTCCGCCCTGAAATCGTCCATCATCTACCCTCAG CTCCGCCTTATGTAGAAGAGGAACAACCAGTGGCCTCCAGGGACCACTTCAGCTCCTGCTCCAGCCCTGAAGATAACGATGCCCAAGATTGCCCGATTGAGCTTGTGGATGATTTCTCTGCTATTGACGGCGAGGTCGGAAAAAGATTGAACGACATGCTTCCTGTTCCT CATGTTCCTAAAACAAATGGAGAGATTCCCTCTGTTGACGAAGCCTTCTCAGATCACCGTAGACTTCTTGACAG gttggtgttgtATGGCTTGGTTGAGCTCAAGGTAAACGGAGATGGCAATTGTCAG TTCCGGGCATTGTCTGATCAATTTTACCGCACTCCTGAACATCATAGATTTGTACGGCAGCAAGTGATGAAGCAG CTTGAATCCCATCCTGAGATATATGCTGGATATGTTCCTATGGATTACAGAGAATATCTTAAGAAGATGCCAAA GAATGGGGAGTGGGGTGACCATGTTACCCTGCAGGCTGCTGCGGACTCG TACGGGGTGAAGATCTTCATCCTGACATCCTTCAGAGATACATGCTACATTGAAATCCTCCCTGTCGTGCAAAAGTCAAAAAGAG TTATATGTCTGAGTTTCTGGGCTGAGGTGCACTACAATTCGATATATCCAGAAGGAG AGTTGCCCGTCGTGGAGAACAGGAAGAAGAG CTTGTCGTCTGATCGACCGTCGTTCTGTTCGACCATGTGA